In a single window of the Solea senegalensis isolate Sse05_10M linkage group LG1, IFAPA_SoseM_1, whole genome shotgun sequence genome:
- the LOC122782023 gene encoding choline-phosphate cytidylyltransferase B-like isoform X1, producing the protein MVKQRRVRAHPCCGVVAPLCCRRGSMKTLTEPAIFARETSCDCLAPHEKLTIAQARRGTPVDRPVRVYADGIFDLFHSGHARALMQAKNLFPNTYLIVGVCSDELTHKYKGFTVMTEHERYEALRHCRYVDEVLRDAPWTLTPEFLEKHKIDFVAHDDIPYSSAGSEDVYKHIKEAGMFVPTQRTEGISTSDIITRIVRDYDVYARRNLQRGYTAKELNVSYINEKKYRLQNQVDRMKEKVRTVEEKSKHFVYRVEEKSHDLIQKWEEKSREFIGNFLELFGPDGTWKQVFQERSGRMLSYALSPRESPCNSPPRELSPLRSPSPPSPPTRWHSARPSPPTSPKGASASISSMSEGDEDEK; encoded by the exons ATGGTGAAACAGCGGCGCGTCAGGGCTCATCCCTGTTGTGGAGTTGTTGCGCCTCTATGTTGCAGAAGAGGATCGATGAAG ACTCTGACAGAGCCAGCCATATTTGCCAGGGAGACGAGTTGTGACTGTCTCGCCCCACACGAGAAACTCACCATCGCTCAGGCTCGCAGAGGAACCCCAG TGGACCGGCCCGTCAGAGTCTACGCCGATGGCATCTTTGACCTGTTCCACTCCGGACATGCTCGTGCTCTCATGCAGGCCAAGAACCTCTTCCCCAACACCTACCTCATAGTAGGAG TGTGCAGTGACGAGCTGACCCACAAATACAAGGGTTTCACCGTCATGACGGAGCACGAGCGCTACGAGGCACTGAGGCACTGTCGCTACGTGGACGAGGTTCTGCGAGACGCGCCGTGGACCCTCACACCCGAGTTCCTTGAGAAACACAAG ATCGATTTTGTGGCTCACGATGATATCCCATACTCCTCAGCAGGAAGTGAGGATGTTTATAAACACATCAAGGAGGCAG GAATGTTTGTGCCGACACAACGCACAGAGGGAATCTCCACATCTGACATCATCACCAGAATCGTCAGAGACTACGACGTCTACGCCCGGCGGAACCTTCAACGCGGATACACGGCCAAGGAGCTCAACGTCAGCTACATCAAC GAGAAGAAGTACCGACTCCAGAACCAGGTGGATCGCATGAAGGAGAAAGTTCGCACGGTGGAGGAGAAGAGCAAACACTTTGTGTACCGCGTGGAGGAGAAGAGCCACGACCTCATACAGAAGTGGGAGGAGAAATCCCGGGAATTCATCGGCAACTTCCTGGAACTTTTTGGACCCGATGGAACATGG AAACAGGTGTTCCAGGAGCGCAGCGGTCGAATGCTGTCCTACGCCCTGTCTCCCAGGGAGTCGCCGTGCAACAGCCCTCCCCGCGAACTGTCCCCCCTCCGCTCGCCCTCACCCCCGTCCCCCCCCACACGTTGGCACAGTGCGCGGCCTTCGCCCCCGACCTCCCCGAAAGGGGCGTCCGCGTCCATCAGCAGCATGAGTGAAGGGGACGAGGACGAGAAGTAG
- the LOC122782023 gene encoding choline-phosphate cytidylyltransferase B-like isoform X2, translating into MEELEHTCPHPRTTLTEPAIFARETSCDCLAPHEKLTIAQARRGTPVDRPVRVYADGIFDLFHSGHARALMQAKNLFPNTYLIVGVCSDELTHKYKGFTVMTEHERYEALRHCRYVDEVLRDAPWTLTPEFLEKHKIDFVAHDDIPYSSAGSEDVYKHIKEAGMFVPTQRTEGISTSDIITRIVRDYDVYARRNLQRGYTAKELNVSYINEKKYRLQNQVDRMKEKVRTVEEKSKHFVYRVEEKSHDLIQKWEEKSREFIGNFLELFGPDGTWKQVFQERSGRMLSYALSPRESPCNSPPRELSPLRSPSPPSPPTRWHSARPSPPTSPKGASASISSMSEGDEDEK; encoded by the exons ATGGAGGAGCTTGAACACACCTGCCCTCATCCCCGGACG ACTCTGACAGAGCCAGCCATATTTGCCAGGGAGACGAGTTGTGACTGTCTCGCCCCACACGAGAAACTCACCATCGCTCAGGCTCGCAGAGGAACCCCAG TGGACCGGCCCGTCAGAGTCTACGCCGATGGCATCTTTGACCTGTTCCACTCCGGACATGCTCGTGCTCTCATGCAGGCCAAGAACCTCTTCCCCAACACCTACCTCATAGTAGGAG TGTGCAGTGACGAGCTGACCCACAAATACAAGGGTTTCACCGTCATGACGGAGCACGAGCGCTACGAGGCACTGAGGCACTGTCGCTACGTGGACGAGGTTCTGCGAGACGCGCCGTGGACCCTCACACCCGAGTTCCTTGAGAAACACAAG ATCGATTTTGTGGCTCACGATGATATCCCATACTCCTCAGCAGGAAGTGAGGATGTTTATAAACACATCAAGGAGGCAG GAATGTTTGTGCCGACACAACGCACAGAGGGAATCTCCACATCTGACATCATCACCAGAATCGTCAGAGACTACGACGTCTACGCCCGGCGGAACCTTCAACGCGGATACACGGCCAAGGAGCTCAACGTCAGCTACATCAAC GAGAAGAAGTACCGACTCCAGAACCAGGTGGATCGCATGAAGGAGAAAGTTCGCACGGTGGAGGAGAAGAGCAAACACTTTGTGTACCGCGTGGAGGAGAAGAGCCACGACCTCATACAGAAGTGGGAGGAGAAATCCCGGGAATTCATCGGCAACTTCCTGGAACTTTTTGGACCCGATGGAACATGG AAACAGGTGTTCCAGGAGCGCAGCGGTCGAATGCTGTCCTACGCCCTGTCTCCCAGGGAGTCGCCGTGCAACAGCCCTCCCCGCGAACTGTCCCCCCTCCGCTCGCCCTCACCCCCGTCCCCCCCCACACGTTGGCACAGTGCGCGGCCTTCGCCCCCGACCTCCCCGAAAGGGGCGTCCGCGTCCATCAGCAGCATGAGTGAAGGGGACGAGGACGAGAAGTAG